Proteins encoded by one window of Chryseobacterium aquaeductus:
- a CDS encoding DUF502 domain-containing protein — MKKLTFENITNFFLKNFFQGLLIIGPIGLTIFVIWYVISSVDNIIPSVAREIPGLVFVSTLLLTALLGYLGNKFVVGRFFVDAVDRILERTPGIKHIYSPTKDVMSSFVGDKKKFSDPVWVKTNENPEIWRIGFLTQREMADVHKHNFVAVYLPHSYAISGWVIVTEEKNIKPVVGMTAATAMKFAVSGGVAGFHSDDNVFKAPE, encoded by the coding sequence TTGAAAAAACTAACATTTGAAAATATTACTAATTTTTTTCTGAAAAACTTCTTTCAGGGATTATTGATCATTGGTCCCATCGGATTGACGATTTTTGTAATATGGTACGTTATTTCATCTGTTGACAATATTATTCCTTCCGTTGCAAGAGAAATCCCGGGATTGGTATTTGTATCTACTCTTCTTCTCACAGCATTATTGGGATATTTGGGTAATAAATTTGTGGTGGGACGGTTCTTTGTAGACGCGGTAGACCGTATTTTAGAAAGAACTCCGGGGATCAAACATATTTATTCGCCGACCAAAGATGTAATGTCTTCGTTTGTAGGCGACAAGAAAAAATTCAGCGATCCTGTTTGGGTAAAAACCAACGAAAATCCTGAAATATGGAGAATTGGATTTCTTACTCAAAGAGAAATGGCAGACGTTCATAAACATAATTTCGTAGCAGTTTACCTGCCGCATTCCTATGCAATTTCCGGTTGGGTAATCGTGACCGAAGAAAAAAACATCAAACCTGTAGTCGGAATGACGGCTGCAACAGCAATGAAATTTGCAGTAAGTGGCGGTGTGGCAGGATTCCATTCTGATGACAACGTATTTAAAGCACCAGAGTAA
- the miaE gene encoding tRNA-(ms[2]io[6]A)-hydroxylase: MFKLKLPTDPRWANIAEDNIQEILTDHAWCEQKAATNAIGLITMLPERPDIVTELLAIAQEELEHFGQVLEIIKKRGYKFGRTRKDDYVNELVNFIQKGGHRDTLIVDKMLFAAMIEARSCERFKVLTENIKDEELKTFYKELMISEANHYTTFIGFARELGNPEQVNKRWEEWLEYEAKIIKSYGNKETIHG, encoded by the coding sequence ATGTTTAAGTTGAAACTTCCTACCGACCCAAGGTGGGCAAACATTGCTGAAGACAATATTCAGGAGATTTTAACCGACCATGCATGGTGCGAGCAGAAAGCCGCTACCAATGCCATCGGACTGATTACAATGCTTCCGGAACGTCCGGACATCGTGACAGAGCTTTTGGCAATTGCTCAGGAAGAACTCGAACATTTCGGTCAGGTTCTGGAGATCATCAAAAAACGTGGTTACAAATTCGGGCGCACCAGAAAAGACGATTACGTCAACGAATTAGTCAATTTCATTCAAAAAGGTGGGCACAGAGATACTTTGATTGTTGATAAAATGCTTTTTGCAGCGATGATCGAAGCCAGAAGCTGCGAGAGATTTAAAGTTTTAACAGAAAATATAAAAGACGAAGAACTCAAAACATTCTACAAAGAATTAATGATTTCTGAAGCTAATCATTATACAACATTTATAGGTTTTGCAAGAGAGCTTGGTAATCCTGAGCAGGTGAACAAACGCTGGGAAGAATGGCTGGAGTATGAAGCCAAAATCATCAAATCTTACGGAAATAAGGAAACAATACACGGATAA
- a CDS encoding M56 family metallopeptidase codes for METIILKIILCSGIVLGLYYLFLEKEKTFTFNRFYLLLGLIFSYSIPLVTIETLQIENKKSTIIFEQGIQQQIVQNPVIDQAKTFDYSQLFLLVYFIICGFFVLKIMYSIVKIKLLKGRKITYQNRTVILLSQEIAPFSFLNIIYLSENYYNDGKIDDRIFLHEEIHVTQKHSFDVLLIEFIKAFSWFNPFIYFYKNAMITNHEFLADEEVILKNNNIKNYQELILNEVLKKQNLPLTHQFNFNNTKKKLIMMTKRNSKFAEAKKYLAIPLFVLLAGFFVDKVYAQDYSTKKTNAFQNVFADDPFTEYNQVIKKYGNLLEQKKYGEFHKAVSNKDRAKLKELYFQLTKEQRNETPLYFFDIPEKSAKIKVTQSQLNDFADSKKYGLWIDGKKARNQDIRKYKPQDFSNYFISKRYPNAISAKNPEPFQVNVMTNAYYQKYLKKEEMIFMGFKPKAFIKGKDTITQRKATEAKVLTPKPSTNQDLSIPPPPSANFIQAEFPGGANSLRNKVSGVFDGSVFKGDEGTLKTTVYIGIDEQGTVDKIFTSGDNEKFNFEAERAVKVALANEKWKPATNEGNLVRTTFSMPLIMSFAN; via the coding sequence ATGGAAACGATCATTCTAAAAATAATTCTGTGCTCAGGGATTGTGCTTGGTCTTTATTATCTTTTTCTGGAAAAAGAAAAAACATTTACATTCAATCGTTTCTACTTGCTATTAGGGTTAATATTCTCATATTCAATTCCTTTAGTAACCATTGAGACGCTACAAATTGAAAATAAAAAATCAACTATTATTTTTGAACAGGGAATTCAACAGCAGATTGTGCAGAATCCGGTTATCGACCAAGCCAAAACTTTTGATTACTCTCAATTATTCCTGCTCGTCTATTTTATTATATGTGGATTTTTTGTTTTGAAAATAATGTACTCGATTGTAAAAATTAAATTATTAAAAGGCAGAAAAATTACTTATCAAAACAGAACCGTTATCTTGTTGAGTCAGGAAATTGCTCCTTTCAGCTTTTTAAATATCATTTACCTTTCAGAAAATTATTATAACGATGGCAAAATAGATGATAGAATATTTCTTCATGAGGAAATTCATGTGACACAAAAACATTCTTTTGATGTTCTTTTGATTGAATTTATAAAAGCTTTTTCATGGTTCAACCCATTTATTTATTTCTACAAAAACGCAATGATTACCAATCACGAATTTTTGGCTGACGAAGAAGTTATTCTTAAAAATAACAACATTAAAAATTATCAGGAACTCATTCTCAATGAAGTTCTTAAGAAACAAAATTTACCATTAACACACCAATTCAATTTCAATAACACAAAAAAAAAATTAATTATGATGACCAAAAGAAATTCAAAATTTGCGGAGGCAAAAAAGTATTTGGCAATTCCTCTATTCGTTCTACTTGCAGGTTTTTTTGTAGACAAAGTTTATGCGCAAGATTATTCCACAAAAAAAACAAATGCGTTTCAGAATGTTTTTGCAGATGATCCTTTTACAGAATACAATCAAGTTATCAAAAAATACGGCAATCTTTTAGAGCAGAAAAAATATGGTGAGTTTCATAAGGCGGTGAGTAATAAAGATCGTGCAAAACTGAAAGAATTATATTTCCAACTAACAAAAGAACAAAGAAATGAAACACCTTTGTACTTTTTTGACATTCCTGAAAAATCTGCAAAAATTAAAGTGACACAAAGCCAGCTTAATGATTTCGCAGACTCAAAAAAATATGGGTTGTGGATTGATGGGAAGAAAGCCAGAAACCAAGATATTAGAAAATATAAACCACAAGATTTTTCAAATTATTTTATAAGCAAAAGATATCCTAATGCGATAAGTGCAAAAAATCCTGAACCGTTTCAGGTGAATGTGATGACAAATGCATACTATCAGAAGTACCTAAAGAAAGAAGAAATGATTTTTATGGGTTTTAAACCGAAAGCTTTTATAAAAGGAAAAGACACCATCACACAAAGAAAAGCTACAGAAGCAAAAGTCCTAACGCCCAAACCCTCAACTAATCAAGATCTTTCTATTCCGCCGCCGCCATCAGCAAATTTTATACAGGCAGAATTCCCAGGAGGAGCAAATAGTCTTAGGAATAAGGTTTCAGGAGTGTTTGATGGAAGTGTTTTTAAAGGAGACGAAGGAACATTAAAAACTACAGTGTATATCGGAATTGATGAACAAGGAACTGTTGACAAAATTTTTACTTCAGGAGATAATGAAAAATTTAATTTTGAAGCAGAACGCGCAGTGAAAGTTGCATTGGCTAATGAAAAGTGGAAACCTGCAACAAATGAAGGAAATTTGGTAAGAACAACGTTCAGTATGCCTTTAATAATGTCATTCGCAAATTAA
- the uvrB gene encoding excinuclease ABC subunit UvrB has protein sequence MKFNLQSEYKPTGDQPTAIEKLTEGLEIGEKYQTLLGVTGSGKTFTVANVVYNTQKPTLVLAHNKTLAAQLFMEFKEFFPENAVEYFVSYYDYYQPEAYIASSGTYIEKDLSINEEVEKLRLSAIASLLSGRRDVLIVASVSCIYGVGNPAEFHKSLISLEIGEKTTRTALLHSLVNALYSRTLADFSRGTFRVKGDVIDIFPAYADNGVRIQFFGDEIEKIQSFDPVSGNTTANFDQIQIYPANLFVTSKETLNGAIRNIQDDMVKQVDFFSEIGKPLESKRLQERTELDLEMIKELGYCSGIENYSRYLDGRLPGSRPFCLLDYFPKDYLMVIDESHVTVPQVHAMYGGDRSRKEALVEYGFRLPAAMDNRPLKFEEFEAIQNQVIYVSATPADYELEKTGGEYIEQIIRPTGLLDPIIEIRPSLNQIDDLMEEIRKRSEIDERVLVTTLTKKMAEELTKYFTKFGIRTRYIHSDVETLERIQIMQDLRLGIFDVLIGVNLLREGLDLPEVSLVAILDADKEGMLRSRRSMIQTVGRAARNLNGRAILYADKITKSMQATLDETEYRREKQIAYNTEHGKIPMALNKKISENLVGRSKDFPDEKYTQKQILQKVADVKSTYATEDVEKLILQKQKEMEGAAKNLDFIKAAQLRDEIAALKG, from the coding sequence ATGAAATTTAATCTTCAATCAGAATATAAACCAACCGGAGACCAGCCTACAGCTATCGAAAAATTGACTGAAGGTTTGGAAATCGGTGAAAAATATCAGACTTTACTCGGGGTGACGGGTTCCGGGAAAACATTTACTGTTGCCAACGTAGTTTATAATACACAGAAACCCACTTTAGTTTTGGCTCACAACAAGACTTTAGCGGCTCAGCTTTTTATGGAGTTTAAAGAATTCTTTCCGGAAAATGCGGTGGAATATTTTGTAAGTTACTATGATTATTATCAGCCTGAAGCCTATATCGCAAGTTCGGGAACATATATTGAAAAAGACTTAAGCATTAATGAAGAAGTAGAAAAATTACGTCTTTCAGCGATTGCAAGTTTACTTTCCGGAAGAAGAGATGTATTGATTGTTGCCTCTGTATCATGTATTTACGGTGTAGGAAATCCTGCTGAATTTCACAAATCTCTTATTTCACTTGAAATTGGTGAGAAAACTACGAGAACAGCACTTCTGCATTCTTTAGTTAATGCTTTATATTCCAGAACATTGGCAGACTTTTCAAGAGGTACGTTTCGGGTAAAAGGTGATGTAATCGACATATTTCCTGCGTATGCAGATAATGGAGTGAGAATTCAGTTTTTTGGAGATGAAATTGAAAAAATTCAGAGCTTTGATCCAGTTTCAGGAAATACAACAGCTAATTTTGATCAAATTCAAATTTATCCTGCCAATCTTTTCGTGACTTCAAAAGAAACCTTGAATGGCGCGATCAGAAATATTCAGGATGATATGGTAAAGCAAGTCGATTTTTTCTCTGAGATCGGAAAACCTTTAGAATCAAAAAGACTTCAGGAGAGAACAGAGCTCGACCTTGAAATGATCAAAGAATTGGGCTACTGCTCAGGAATCGAAAATTATTCACGTTATCTTGACGGCAGATTGCCCGGTTCACGACCTTTCTGTCTTTTAGATTATTTTCCAAAAGATTATTTGATGGTCATTGACGAAAGCCACGTTACCGTTCCGCAAGTTCATGCGATGTATGGTGGTGACAGAAGCCGTAAAGAAGCTTTGGTGGAATACGGATTCCGTCTTCCTGCCGCAATGGACAACCGACCTTTGAAATTTGAAGAGTTTGAAGCGATTCAAAATCAGGTCATTTATGTTTCTGCAACACCAGCCGATTACGAATTAGAAAAAACAGGTGGAGAATATATCGAACAGATTATCAGGCCAACCGGACTTTTAGATCCAATTATAGAAATTCGTCCTTCTTTAAATCAGATTGATGATTTGATGGAAGAGATCCGAAAACGTTCTGAAATTGATGAAAGAGTTTTAGTCACGACTTTAACCAAGAAAATGGCGGAAGAACTGACTAAATATTTCACCAAATTCGGGATCAGAACCAGATACATTCACTCTGACGTGGAAACCTTGGAACGTATCCAAATCATGCAGGATTTACGTTTAGGAATTTTTGATGTTTTAATTGGAGTCAATTTGTTGAGAGAAGGTTTAGATTTACCGGAAGTTTCGCTTGTTGCAATTCTTGATGCTGATAAAGAAGGAATGTTAAGAAGCAGAAGATCAATGATTCAGACGGTCGGTCGTGCCGCAAGAAACCTTAACGGAAGAGCCATTTTATATGCCGATAAAATCACCAAATCAATGCAGGCAACTCTAGATGAAACCGAATATCGTCGTGAAAAACAAATCGCCTATAATACGGAACACGGTAAAATTCCTATGGCATTAAATAAAAAGATTTCTGAAAATCTCGTGGGCAGAAGCAAAGATTTCCCGGATGAAAAATATACTCAGAAACAAATTTTGCAAAAAGTTGCAGATGTGAAATCGACCTACGCCACTGAAGATGTTGAAAAATTAATTCTTCAGAAACAAAAAGAAATGGAAGGTGCTGCAAAAAATCTGGATTTTATTAAGGCCGCACAACTAAGAGATGAAATTGCTGCGTTGAAAGGTTAA
- a CDS encoding acyltransferase family protein — MNRDLYIDFAKGLATLSIIFIHTAFWSGQFYIIPEVRVFSLVFDVALFYALSGITSGSNIEKTLYRLLKLQITYMIFVTLLFFLDYLFKIFGLTFFSLEWLQSFYSTFGSKYSATSISTAPQWQNLGNWYLHEYSNADTFPVVMGSFWYLKVYFILTVFGVLILKFFPKHVNWFIGICIALTLLFNIFPEYYPTGQVGYVAFYMAVFLIGNRMRGKKIPVKMIPVLYALVTAALVWMFWYFGDEIFFKINKKKFPPQTAYIIWTFFSLTTLFVLYNRLKITKENFVTHIGKNAIFFYFGQGISSSLVYFLVVPMKEMMPWWALMVIIYIINIMLAFIIATGLKKFDAFGWRILEFLRKKTAQ, encoded by the coding sequence ATGAATAGAGATCTCTATATCGATTTTGCGAAAGGTTTAGCCACGCTTTCCATTATATTTATTCACACAGCATTTTGGTCGGGTCAGTTTTACATTATTCCGGAGGTCAGAGTATTTTCCTTGGTTTTTGATGTAGCCCTTTTCTACGCTTTAAGTGGAATTACTTCCGGATCAAATATCGAAAAAACATTATATAGATTACTGAAACTTCAGATTACGTACATGATTTTCGTGACGCTTCTTTTCTTTTTAGATTATTTGTTTAAAATTTTCGGACTCACGTTTTTTTCTTTAGAATGGCTGCAAAGCTTCTACTCTACTTTCGGTTCAAAATATTCTGCGACGAGTATTTCAACGGCTCCGCAATGGCAAAATTTAGGAAACTGGTATCTTCATGAATATTCAAATGCAGACACTTTTCCTGTAGTGATGGGAAGTTTTTGGTATTTAAAAGTATATTTTATTCTGACCGTTTTCGGAGTTTTAATTTTAAAATTTTTTCCAAAACACGTTAATTGGTTTATCGGAATTTGTATCGCTTTAACTTTACTATTTAATATTTTCCCGGAATATTATCCGACAGGACAAGTTGGGTATGTAGCTTTCTACATGGCGGTTTTCCTTATTGGGAACAGAATGCGAGGAAAAAAGATTCCTGTAAAGATGATTCCTGTGCTTTATGCGTTGGTTACTGCGGCTTTGGTCTGGATGTTCTGGTATTTTGGAGACGAAATATTTTTTAAAATCAATAAAAAGAAATTCCCGCCTCAAACCGCATATATCATTTGGACGTTCTTTTCACTAACGACTTTATTTGTTTTGTACAACAGATTAAAAATTACCAAAGAAAATTTCGTCACTCACATTGGTAAAAATGCCATTTTCTTTTATTTCGGACAGGGAATCAGTTCGTCGCTGGTTTATTTTCTTGTTGTTCCAATGAAAGAGATGATGCCTTGGTGGGCTTTGATGGTGATTATTTACATTATTAATATTATGTTGGCCTTCATCATCGCAACAGGTTTGAAGAAGTTTGATGCTTTTGGATGGCGGATTTTAGAATTTTTACGAAAAAAAACCGCCCAGTGA
- a CDS encoding PQQ-dependent sugar dehydrogenase: MKKLLLPIVLASATTIVSCQGKGKPSEPSAKEEKPNTSYKPAFQGQTRITPVKTTTAYNVEVLNKDLGKPWGIINLPDGRFLITEKSGFINVVSTDGKQVSKIEGFPKVDDKGQGGMLDVALDPDFATNNMIFFVFSEPFGDGNLTSVAKGKLSADLKNISEVKVIFRATPSYDGDKHYGSRLQFDKDGNLFVSTGERSDKETRVYAQKTDNYLGKILKITKDGKPAPGNPFIGKDGYKPEIYAFGIRSPQGLAMDDKGQLWDIEMGPRGGDEINLIQPGKNYGWGDVTYGIEYSGEKINNGTTQKEGTEQPVYYWDPVVSPSGVTFYTGNIEEWKNNLFIACLSGKHINRIVMKDNKVVGEERLLLDQKERFRDVLNGSDGNLYGITDSGKLYKVSKK; this comes from the coding sequence ATGAAAAAGCTACTCTTACCTATTGTACTAGCCTCGGCAACTACTATTGTTTCGTGCCAGGGAAAAGGCAAACCTAGTGAACCTTCTGCCAAAGAAGAGAAACCGAATACCAGTTACAAGCCTGCTTTCCAAGGGCAAACGCGTATTACTCCAGTAAAAACAACCACAGCTTATAATGTGGAAGTTTTGAATAAAGATCTTGGAAAACCTTGGGGAATTATTAATTTGCCAGACGGAAGATTTTTAATTACAGAAAAATCAGGTTTTATTAACGTGGTTTCAACTGACGGAAAACAGGTTTCTAAAATAGAAGGATTTCCAAAAGTGGATGATAAAGGACAAGGTGGAATGCTTGACGTCGCTCTTGATCCTGATTTCGCCACCAATAATATGATTTTCTTTGTCTTTTCTGAACCTTTCGGAGACGGAAATCTCACTTCCGTTGCTAAAGGAAAACTATCTGCAGACCTGAAAAACATTTCTGAAGTAAAAGTTATCTTCCGTGCTACACCTTCTTATGATGGCGACAAACATTATGGAAGCCGTCTGCAGTTTGATAAAGACGGGAATTTATTTGTAAGTACAGGCGAAAGATCTGATAAGGAAACTCGGGTTTATGCTCAAAAAACAGATAATTATTTAGGAAAAATTTTAAAAATCACAAAAGACGGAAAACCGGCTCCGGGAAATCCTTTCATCGGAAAAGACGGATACAAACCTGAAATTTATGCCTTCGGAATCAGAAGTCCACAAGGGTTGGCAATGGATGATAAAGGCCAACTTTGGGATATTGAAATGGGACCGAGAGGCGGTGACGAAATTAATCTCATTCAGCCAGGAAAAAATTATGGTTGGGGAGATGTCACCTACGGAATTGAATATTCGGGAGAGAAAATCAACAACGGGACGACTCAGAAAGAAGGAACCGAACAGCCTGTATATTATTGGGATCCGGTAGTTTCGCCAAGTGGAGTAACTTTCTACACAGGAAATATTGAAGAATGGAAAAACAATCTTTTCATTGCCTGTCTTAGTGGAAAACACATCAACAGAATTGTGATGAAAGACAATAAAGTGGTTGGTGAAGAGCGTTTGCTTTTAGATCAAAAAGAAAGATTCCGAGATGTTCTGAATGGTTCTGACGGTAATCTCTACGGAATAACCGACAGCGGAAAATTATATAAAGTTTCCAAAAAATAA
- a CDS encoding BlaI/MecI/CopY family transcriptional regulator, producing MKEIKLTDSEEVIMEMLWEKEKLFMKEILESYPEPKPASTTVATLLKRMQNKNLVGYTLFGNSREYFAKVKKSEYFKEEMTSMIDRFFNSSVTQFASFFTSNTKLTQKQLKELREIIDKEIKE from the coding sequence ATGAAAGAAATAAAATTAACAGATTCTGAAGAAGTCATCATGGAAATGCTGTGGGAAAAAGAAAAACTTTTCATGAAAGAAATACTCGAATCTTATCCCGAACCGAAACCTGCATCTACAACCGTGGCAACTTTGCTAAAAAGAATGCAAAACAAAAATTTGGTAGGATACACACTATTTGGAAATTCAAGAGAATATTTTGCTAAAGTGAAAAAAAGCGAATATTTCAAGGAAGAAATGACTTCTATGATCGACCGATTTTTTAACAGCTCGGTAACGCAGTTTGCATCTTTTTTTACATCAAACACAAAGCTGACACAAAAGCAACTGAAAGAACTTCGTGAAATTATCGATAAAGAAATAAAAGAATAA
- a CDS encoding FAD-dependent monooxygenase translates to MSTVAIIGAGVSGLSMANYLEKNNIEYHLYERRTKDDLKGHGFILPKEGIEYLSQILDIEELYTKGSFLKKYIHYSHNGNIISEKELDNVFVISRSTLIEVLSKNVPADKISYNKTLNLIGFSEDKAEMRFEDGSSLQSDIVIASDGSRSRIRRAIFQDEEMKAVRENEVVNIIENEEIAAQIESNFLKFHHEDGGLTFGVLKLSPTKILWYCQFDTFKYVISENYTPDDIKQFMLDHFGNWNPLVTSIIKGSTYENAHIWRVYELEKLNPFYHNNIAFLGDAAHPLIPFTSQGVTSALKDSYILTQLLLEKKDLQETFEKYEQERKPEIETHIRNGRILLEQFLLPLDQQPKDTLPISYK, encoded by the coding sequence ATGAGTACAGTTGCAATTATTGGAGCAGGCGTTTCGGGTTTGAGCATGGCAAATTATTTAGAAAAAAATAATATCGAATACCATCTCTACGAGCGAAGAACGAAAGATGATCTTAAAGGTCATGGTTTTATTTTACCTAAAGAAGGAATTGAATATCTTTCTCAAATTCTGGATATTGAAGAACTTTATACGAAAGGAAGTTTCCTTAAAAAATACATCCATTATTCTCACAACGGCAATATTATTTCTGAAAAAGAACTCGATAATGTGTTCGTAATTTCACGAAGTACATTGATTGAAGTTTTAAGTAAAAATGTTCCGGCAGATAAAATCTCTTACAACAAAACTTTAAACTTAATCGGTTTTTCTGAAGACAAAGCTGAAATGCGATTTGAAGACGGAAGTTCTTTGCAGTCTGATATTGTGATTGCATCAGACGGATCCAGAAGCAGAATCAGAAGAGCGATATTTCAGGATGAAGAAATGAAAGCGGTAAGAGAAAATGAAGTGGTGAACATTATTGAAAATGAAGAAATTGCTGCTCAAATCGAAAGCAATTTTCTAAAATTTCATCATGAAGATGGCGGTCTTACTTTTGGTGTTTTAAAATTGTCTCCTACCAAAATCTTGTGGTATTGCCAGTTTGATACATTTAAATATGTCATCAGCGAAAATTATACACCAGATGACATCAAGCAATTTATGCTCGATCACTTTGGAAACTGGAATCCGCTGGTTACTTCAATTATTAAAGGTTCTACTTACGAAAATGCACATATCTGGAGGGTGTATGAATTGGAAAAACTCAACCCTTTTTACCATAACAATATTGCTTTTTTGGGAGATGCAGCACATCCTTTGATTCCTTTTACAAGCCAGGGAGTGACGTCTGCTCTGAAAGATTCTTACATTCTCACACAGCTTTTGCTGGAGAAAAAAGATCTTCAGGAAACATTTGAAAAATATGAGCAGGAAAGAAAACCGGAAATTGAAACTCATATCAGAAACGGAAGAATATTGCTGGAGCAATTTCTGTTACCTTTAGATCAACAACCAAAAGACACATTACCAATATCTTACAAATAA
- a CDS encoding pyridoxal phosphate-dependent aminotransferase yields MFNNSDINFEALKRKAYNGRWATLEDGIIPLTAADPDFRMSTEIEQGIIEYIKDGYLSYGPFSGLPEFKKSVAEHFNSGKNGNFTSENVLAVNSAAMGMYMVAKYVLNPGDEAIIFDPVDFLFKKTVDAVGGVLKLCPVDSQTGDIDFEMLISLIGPKTKLISICNPHNPVGRVYSKEILKKISEIAAAHDLWVMSDEIWSDIVYDNIEFNTYSSVSEEAKKKSFTVFGFSKSFGIAGLRIGAVLCNDQEVLEDFTEKSQFNSTIEGVSTLSQVAASVAIDKAKPWFNDFLAHLQSNRDFAYQTLKDSGILTPNHPEATFVIFPKIENGMSSDQFAQHVLQQGKVAIVPGSERWFGKGAEGHVRICFSTSKEILEEGLNRIIKSF; encoded by the coding sequence ATGTTTAATAACAGCGATATAAATTTTGAAGCCCTAAAAAGAAAAGCGTACAACGGCAGATGGGCGACGTTGGAAGACGGAATCATTCCTTTAACGGCTGCTGATCCCGATTTTAGAATGTCAACGGAGATCGAACAAGGCATTATTGAATATATTAAAGACGGATATTTGAGTTACGGACCATTTTCTGGTCTGCCTGAGTTTAAAAAGAGCGTTGCAGAACATTTTAATTCAGGTAAAAATGGAAATTTCACTTCTGAAAATGTTTTGGCTGTGAATAGTGCCGCGATGGGAATGTACATGGTTGCCAAATACGTTTTGAATCCTGGTGATGAAGCCATCATTTTTGATCCGGTTGATTTCTTATTTAAAAAAACCGTTGATGCCGTAGGTGGCGTTCTGAAATTATGTCCCGTCGATTCTCAAACAGGAGATATTGATTTTGAAATGCTGATTTCATTGATCGGTCCGAAAACAAAATTAATCAGTATCTGCAATCCTCACAATCCGGTCGGAAGGGTTTATTCAAAAGAAATTCTGAAGAAAATCTCAGAGATTGCTGCTGCGCATGATTTGTGGGTAATGAGTGACGAGATCTGGAGCGATATTGTGTACGATAATATTGAATTTAATACCTACTCATCGGTTTCTGAAGAAGCAAAAAAGAAAAGTTTCACGGTTTTTGGGTTTTCAAAATCGTTTGGAATTGCAGGTTTAAGAATTGGCGCAGTTTTGTGTAATGACCAGGAAGTTTTAGAAGATTTCACGGAAAAATCTCAGTTTAATTCTACCATTGAAGGTGTTTCTACATTATCTCAAGTTGCCGCAAGTGTAGCGATAGATAAAGCTAAACCTTGGTTTAATGATTTTTTGGCACATCTTCAAAGCAACAGAGATTTTGCTTACCAAACCCTGAAAGACTCAGGAATTTTAACTCCTAATCATCCTGAAGCTACCTTTGTGATTTTTCCTAAAATTGAAAACGGAATGTCGAGCGACCAGTTTGCCCAACACGTTCTTCAGCAGGGGAAAGTTGCCATCGTTCCCGGTTCTGAACGTTGGTTCGGAAAAGGCGCTGAAGGTCATGTGAGAATATGTTTTTCTACTTCGAAAGAGATTCTTGAAGAAGGATTGAACAGAATAATTAAAAGTTTTTAA
- a CDS encoding DsbA family protein — translation MNNNPLLNCDYEKGVCEILETPNAETSSAQLETNKTDRITIIYYTDPICSSCWGIEPQLRKLKLEYGQAIDIDYRMGGLLPSWDIYNSGGISKPSDVAGHWEEVSPHYKMPIDGDVWVEDPLNSSYPPSIAFKAAQMQDKKKAIVFLRIIREMVFLDKLNITKTEHLEKAATLAKLDVSQWKDDYESKAQIEFKKDLDLGRQLGVRGFPTLMFVKDEEIIDILYGFKPYDDFEKRIKKLNPEVQKNEYSSDWQNLFAIYPTLTTQEFAVLSNISFEKSQEFLLNLSNENKLSRKKLKNGDLWISLKNN, via the coding sequence ATGAATAACAATCCTCTTCTGAATTGTGACTACGAAAAAGGTGTATGCGAAATTTTAGAAACACCCAACGCCGAAACATCTTCTGCTCAGCTGGAAACAAATAAAACCGATAGAATAACTATTATTTATTATACAGACCCAATCTGCTCTTCATGTTGGGGAATAGAACCTCAGTTAAGAAAACTGAAATTAGAATACGGACAAGCAATTGATATAGATTATCGCATGGGTGGTCTTTTACCCTCTTGGGATATCTACAATTCTGGCGGAATCAGCAAACCGAGTGATGTCGCAGGACACTGGGAAGAAGTAAGCCCTCACTACAAAATGCCTATCGATGGTGATGTTTGGGTAGAAGATCCTTTAAATTCATCATATCCACCGTCAATAGCATTCAAAGCAGCACAAATGCAGGATAAAAAGAAAGCAATTGTGTTTTTAAGAATCATTCGTGAGATGGTTTTTTTAGATAAATTAAATATTACCAAAACAGAACATTTGGAAAAAGCAGCAACTTTAGCAAAATTGGATGTTTCACAATGGAAAGATGATTATGAATCTAAAGCTCAAATCGAATTTAAAAAAGATCTGGATTTGGGAAGACAGCTTGGAGTGAGAGGTTTTCCTACTCTGATGTTTGTGAAAGATGAAGAAATCATTGATATTCTGTACGGTTTCAAACCTTACGACGATTTTGAAAAACGTATAAAAAAGCTCAACCCTGAAGTACAGAAAAATGAATATTCTTCAGATTGGCAGAATTTATTTGCGATCTATCCTACTCTTACAACTCAGGAATTTGCTGTTCTATCTAATATTTCTTTTGAAAAATCGCAGGAATTTTTACTCAATCTTAGCAATGAAAATAAATTATCTCGTAAGAAATTGAAAAATGGAGATTTGTGGATTTCTCTTAAAAATAATTAA